The following proteins are encoded in a genomic region of Hymenobacter siberiensis:
- the gcvH gene encoding glycine cleavage system protein GcvH — protein sequence MNLPATLHYTKDHEWIRVEGDVAYVGITDHAQKELGDIVYVDIDTLDKDVAQHEVFGTVEAVKTVSDLFSPITGTVLEVNDKLGDAPETVNSDPYGDGWMVKISIAKPEELAELLSAETYGELVGA from the coding sequence ATGAACCTGCCCGCCACCCTGCACTACACCAAGGACCACGAATGGATTCGCGTTGAAGGCGACGTTGCCTACGTGGGCATCACCGACCACGCGCAGAAAGAGTTGGGCGACATCGTTTATGTCGACATCGACACCCTCGACAAAGACGTAGCCCAGCACGAAGTATTCGGCACCGTAGAGGCCGTAAAAACGGTTTCCGACCTGTTCAGCCCCATCACCGGCACCGTGCTGGAAGTAAACGACAAGCTGGGCGACGCCCCCGAAACCGTGAACTCCGACCCTTACGGCGACGGCTGGATGGTGAAAATCTCCATCGCCAAGCCCGAAGAGTTGGCCGAGCTGCTCAGCGCCGAAACCTACGGCGAGCTGGTGGGAGCCTAA